The proteins below come from a single Lachnospiraceae bacterium JLR.KK002 genomic window:
- a CDS encoding helix-turn-helix transcriptional regulator, whose protein sequence is MTTGERIKKIRQEKGLLQRELGEKIGVSQQMIGQWENGKSNPKIETIQKIADALNVPHYELLGFDGSIRVNHFPERKKANEEIAKLFIKQAAGEKITEEESQKVFDYIEQIRESYDSLSKNIKNLTKIIDRCLNENPQIARESLQVIKETLQTLTDMAPAMPGFFESLNDIDR, encoded by the coding sequence ATGACAACAGGAGAACGAATAAAAAAAATCAGACAGGAAAAGGGCCTGTTGCAAAGAGAACTCGGAGAAAAGATAGGTGTTTCTCAGCAGATGATAGGACAATGGGAAAACGGAAAATCAAACCCCAAGATAGAAACCATACAAAAAATAGCAGATGCTCTAAATGTGCCTCACTATGAATTACTGGGATTTGATGGCAGTATCCGGGTTAATCACTTCCCCGAAAGAAAAAAAGCAAATGAAGAAATAGCAAAACTATTTATAAAGCAGGCAGCCGGTGAAAAAATTACAGAAGAAGAATCACAAAAAGTTTTTGATTATATTGAACAAATAAGAGAATCTTACGATAGTCTTAGCAAAAATATAAAAAATCTCACAAAAATAATTGACAGGTGTTTAAATGAAAATCCCCAAATAGCCAGAGAAAGCCTTCAGGTAATCAAAGAAACTCTTCAGACACTTACAGATATGGCTCCTGCCATGCCTGGCTTTTTTGAGAGTTTAAACGATATTGACCGGTAA
- a CDS encoding metallophosphoesterase, with protein sequence MKILIVSDTHKKHKNLVRVLRKLEPIDMMIHLGDAEGFEDYIAELAGCPLEIVSGNNDFFSELEREKELQIGKYKVLITHGHYYYVAMGIEDLKKEAVGRGMDVVMFGHIHRPVLDYSRGIVTLNPGSISYPRQEGRKPSYAVMEIDDSGEAHFRIEYLIS encoded by the coding sequence ATGAAAATTTTGATTGTCAGTGATACACATAAAAAGCACAAGAATCTGGTGCGGGTTCTGAGGAAACTGGAACCCATTGACATGATGATACATCTTGGGGATGCGGAAGGATTTGAGGATTACATAGCAGAACTGGCCGGATGCCCTCTGGAAATCGTTTCCGGCAATAATGACTTTTTTTCTGAGCTGGAGCGGGAAAAGGAGCTTCAGATTGGAAAATATAAAGTGCTGATTACCCATGGGCATTATTATTATGTTGCCATGGGAATTGAGGATTTGAAAAAAGAAGCTGTGGGAAGGGGCATGGATGTTGTGATGTTTGGCCACATCCATCGTCCGGTGCTGGATTACAGCAGAGGGATTGTCACGCTGAATCCCGGCAGTATCTCATATCCCAGGCAGGAGGGGCGGAAGCCTTCTTATGCTGTTATGGAAATTGACGATTCAGGGGAGGCTCATTTCCGGATAGAGTATCTGATTTCATAA
- a CDS encoding XTP/dITP diphosphatase, whose product MEKIIFATGNQGKMKEIREILSDLDVEILSMKEAGIQAHVVEDGKTFEENALIKAVAVAAEVQEENVVVLADDSGLEVDYLDKEPGIYSARYMGEDTSYEIKNQNIIDRLEGVPKEQRTARFVCTIAAAFPGGETCVTRGTIEGYIGWEPAGENGFGYDPIFYVDEYQCSTAQLSMEVKNRLSHRGKALRAMKEKLSDR is encoded by the coding sequence ATGGAAAAGATTATATTTGCGACGGGAAACCAGGGAAAAATGAAAGAAATCCGTGAGATTTTGTCAGATTTGGACGTGGAAATTCTCTCCATGAAAGAAGCGGGAATTCAGGCCCATGTTGTGGAGGACGGAAAGACATTTGAGGAAAACGCCCTGATTAAGGCCGTTGCCGTAGCAGCGGAGGTTCAGGAGGAAAATGTGGTGGTGCTGGCGGACGATTCCGGCCTGGAAGTGGATTATCTGGACAAAGAGCCGGGGATTTATTCCGCAAGGTATATGGGAGAAGATACCTCCTATGAGATTAAGAATCAGAATATCATAGACCGGCTGGAAGGAGTTCCAAAAGAACAGCGGACAGCCCGGTTTGTATGTACCATAGCGGCGGCGTTTCCGGGGGGAGAGACCTGTGTTACAAGAGGGACAATCGAAGGGTATATTGGATGGGAGCCTGCCGGAGAAAATGGATTTGGCTACGACCCCATTTTTTATGTGGATGAATATCAGTGTTCTACCGCCCAACTGTCCATGGAAGTGAAAAACAGGCTGAGCCACAGAGGAAAGGCACTTCGTGCCATGAAGGAGAAGTTATCGGACAGATAG
- a CDS encoding N-acetylmuramoyl-L-alanine amidase: MEEKILKISSLTLAVLIVTALVVLRPYSKINEREEKREQMSELQMLAYYTEQAEEEEDINFRQQLRVEIPAGMTEEEITIENNYVRQLITIKIPGVEKDYFTSHPLLGRSNHINDLYMESGVIEITMDAVYEVKTTVTGSYLYVDFLTPQQVYDKVVVIDAGHGGGAPGAIKQEIMEKDINLAIVLRLKELLDENDRNIGVYYTRTEDTNPTFEQRAQLGGKTEANLYISVHSNSTTDGQMSKYNGTEVMYDELKEEEGLSSRHLAQICLEEITGATGSKNNGLTYGNGIYIIRNNEVPAALIEVGFMTNQEELNKLNSPEYQKQAAQGIYNAIMRALDEGY; this comes from the coding sequence ATGGAAGAAAAAATACTGAAAATATCATCGCTGACACTGGCCGTTCTGATTGTTACGGCTCTGGTGGTTCTGAGACCTTATTCCAAAATAAATGAAAGAGAAGAAAAGCGGGAACAGATGTCGGAGCTCCAGATGCTTGCTTATTATACCGAACAGGCAGAGGAAGAAGAGGATATTAATTTTCGTCAGCAGCTTCGGGTGGAAATACCGGCAGGGATGACAGAAGAAGAAATCACCATTGAGAATAATTATGTCAGGCAGTTGATTACCATTAAGATTCCGGGGGTGGAAAAAGATTATTTTACCAGTCATCCCCTGTTGGGAAGAAGCAATCATATCAATGACCTGTATATGGAAAGTGGCGTGATAGAGATTACCATGGACGCGGTTTATGAGGTAAAGACCACAGTGACGGGCAGCTATCTGTATGTGGATTTTCTGACGCCTCAGCAGGTATACGATAAAGTTGTGGTGATTGACGCAGGCCACGGCGGCGGTGCTCCGGGAGCCATCAAACAGGAAATTATGGAGAAAGATATCAATCTTGCCATTGTACTCCGGCTAAAAGAACTGCTGGATGAAAATGACAGAAATATTGGCGTATACTATACCAGAACTGAAGATACAAATCCTACGTTTGAGCAGAGGGCTCAGCTGGGAGGAAAAACGGAAGCAAACCTTTACATCAGCGTACACAGTAATTCTACCACAGACGGTCAGATGTCAAAATATAACGGAACAGAGGTTATGTATGATGAGCTGAAGGAGGAAGAAGGCCTGAGCAGCAGGCACCTTGCTCAGATTTGCCTGGAGGAAATCACAGGCGCCACGGGCAGCAAAAACAATGGACTGACCTATGGAAATGGTATTTATATCATAAGAAATAATGAGGTGCCTGCGGCGTTGATAGAAGTTGGGTTTATGACCAATCAGGAAGAACTGAATAAGCTGAATTCGCCGGAATATCAGAAACAGGCGGCACAGGGGATTTACAACGCCATTATGCGTGCTTTGGATGAAGGATACTGA
- a CDS encoding lectin like domain-containing protein, whose product MRQSRKYLVMTVILLLAVLFKFAGDGGKNEKVEPFRGARLKQEVWNPLIAESVNEKTLTVLVDNRELTSQEHGIYMDENLNIMIPFSELRDSFNCSAHLYEGEQLILEKRSDVVKFRLDKETVEVNSKKEKISSPMTRKDGEYYVAAKTVAEKLNFNYNWNIEENQAIAVNTAEEGGILPLSYDLRERQRAPEVKDQGHYGTCWAFAALSAMESVLLPEEVCEFSPDHMSIQNSFVLEQADGGEYTMGMAYLTAWQGPVNEKDDPYGDGVSEEGLKPVKHVQEVQLLDGKDFEKIKESVFKYGGVQTAVYSALDGSGPGSSYYNEENHAYCYMGAEKPNHEIMIIGWDDNYPKENFNLEVEDNGAFLCQNSWGKSFGDEGVFYVSYYDVNIGLHSVVYTGIQEADNYDCIYQSDLCGWVGQLGYEKESVYGANVYTAESDEILKGAGFYATGKETSYELYVVEEFDNEDSLKNRVKAAEGNLTNAGYYTIEFEKEFQVKQGQKYAVVLFITTPGSVHPMAVEYRADEMTADVDLTDGEGYISSNGKKWESAEENQECNLCLKVYSDCQ is encoded by the coding sequence GTGAGACAGTCGAGAAAATATCTGGTGATGACCGTAATTCTTTTGCTTGCGGTACTGTTTAAATTCGCCGGTGACGGCGGGAAAAATGAAAAAGTGGAGCCCTTCCGGGGCGCCCGGCTGAAACAGGAGGTGTGGAATCCGCTGATAGCGGAAAGCGTCAATGAGAAAACACTCACGGTTCTGGTGGACAACCGGGAACTGACCAGCCAGGAGCATGGGATTTATATGGATGAGAATCTGAACATTATGATTCCCTTTTCAGAGCTGAGGGACAGTTTCAACTGCAGCGCCCATCTGTATGAAGGGGAGCAGCTTATACTGGAAAAACGTTCTGATGTGGTAAAGTTTCGGCTGGATAAGGAGACCGTAGAAGTAAACAGCAAAAAAGAAAAAATTTCCTCACCTATGACGCGCAAAGACGGAGAATACTATGTAGCAGCGAAAACAGTTGCAGAAAAATTAAATTTTAATTATAATTGGAACATTGAGGAGAATCAGGCCATTGCGGTCAACACTGCGGAAGAAGGGGGGATTCTGCCACTGTCCTATGACTTGCGGGAAAGACAGCGGGCGCCGGAGGTAAAAGATCAGGGCCATTACGGAACATGTTGGGCCTTTGCCGCTCTGTCAGCCATGGAGTCTGTACTGCTGCCGGAGGAGGTCTGCGAATTTTCTCCGGATCATATGTCTATTCAGAACAGTTTTGTGCTGGAACAGGCAGACGGAGGGGAATATACCATGGGCATGGCCTATCTGACTGCCTGGCAGGGGCCGGTAAATGAAAAAGACGACCCTTATGGAGACGGTGTGTCAGAAGAAGGGCTGAAGCCGGTGAAGCATGTGCAGGAAGTACAGCTTCTGGATGGAAAAGATTTTGAAAAGATCAAAGAGTCTGTGTTTAAATACGGAGGGGTGCAGACTGCTGTGTACAGTGCACTGGACGGTTCCGGACCCGGTTCTTCCTATTACAATGAGGAAAATCATGCATATTGTTATATGGGGGCTGAAAAACCCAACCATGAAATCATGATTATCGGCTGGGACGATAACTACCCCAAAGAAAATTTCAATCTGGAAGTGGAGGATAACGGGGCCTTTCTGTGTCAGAACAGCTGGGGCAAATCATTTGGAGACGAGGGTGTATTTTACGTTTCCTATTATGATGTGAATATCGGCCTTCACAGTGTTGTCTATACGGGAATTCAGGAAGCAGATAATTACGACTGTATTTATCAGTCGGATTTGTGCGGCTGGGTAGGACAGCTTGGCTATGAGAAAGAGAGCGTATACGGGGCAAATGTGTACACGGCAGAATCCGATGAAATACTGAAAGGAGCAGGATTCTACGCCACCGGAAAAGAAACCTCCTATGAACTGTATGTGGTGGAGGAATTTGATAATGAGGATTCTCTTAAAAACCGTGTAAAGGCGGCGGAAGGAAATCTGACCAATGCCGGGTATTATACCATAGAATTTGAAAAAGAATTCCAGGTGAAACAGGGACAGAAATATGCCGTTGTGCTTTTTATCACAACGCCTGGTTCCGTACATCCCATGGCAGTGGAATACAGGGCTGATGAGATGACTGCCGATGTGGATCTCACAGACGGCGAGGGGTATATCAGTTCCAACGGGAAAAAGTGGGAAAGTGCTGAGGAAAATCAGGAGTGTAATCTGTGCCTGAAAGTATACAGTGACTGTCAATAG
- a CDS encoding class I SAM-dependent RNA methyltransferase codes for MKTYELIAPCHFGLEAVLKKEIYDLGYEILKVEDGRVTFEGDGEAICRANIFLRTSERVLLKTGQFHAETFEELFQGIRNIPWEDYIPEDGKFWAAKASSIKSKLFSPSDIQSIVKKAMVERLKQKYHTEWFPETGAEYPLRLFLMKDEVTVAIDTSGDSLHKRGYRTLVSKAPVTETLAAALLMLTPWKSDRILVDPFCGSGTFPVEAAMMAANIAPGMNRRFTAEAWTNLVEPELWQDSLEEANDLINREITTDIQGYDIDGEIIRAARDNARRAGVDHLIHFQQRPVSELSHPKKYGFLIANPPYGERMKEEVLPALYKEIGEAIRRLDCWSAYLLTGYEDAERYIGKKADRNRKIYNGMLKTYFYQFQGPKPPVRNRGHREEVSE; via the coding sequence ATGAAAACATATGAATTAATTGCCCCCTGTCATTTTGGACTGGAGGCAGTTCTGAAAAAAGAGATATATGATCTGGGGTACGAAATCCTGAAAGTGGAAGATGGCCGGGTGACCTTTGAAGGAGATGGAGAAGCCATCTGCCGGGCCAATATCTTTCTGCGTACCAGCGAGCGGGTTCTGCTGAAAACAGGGCAGTTCCATGCAGAGACCTTTGAAGAGTTATTTCAGGGAATCCGGAATATTCCCTGGGAAGATTATATACCGGAGGATGGGAAGTTCTGGGCAGCGAAGGCGTCCTCCATCAAAAGCAAACTGTTCAGCCCTTCGGATATTCAGTCCATTGTGAAAAAAGCCATGGTGGAACGTCTGAAGCAAAAATATCATACGGAATGGTTTCCGGAGACAGGAGCGGAATATCCCCTGCGGCTGTTTTTAATGAAAGATGAAGTAACGGTGGCTATTGACACCTCCGGCGATTCTCTGCATAAGCGGGGATACCGCACACTGGTCAGCAAGGCCCCTGTTACGGAGACTCTGGCGGCGGCGCTGCTGATGCTGACGCCCTGGAAAAGTGACCGGATTCTGGTAGATCCTTTCTGCGGAAGCGGAACCTTTCCTGTTGAGGCTGCCATGATGGCCGCAAACATAGCGCCGGGCATGAACCGCAGATTTACAGCGGAGGCCTGGACGAATCTGGTGGAACCCGAATTATGGCAGGATAGCCTGGAGGAGGCAAATGACCTGATAAACCGGGAAATCACAACGGATATTCAGGGATATGATATTGACGGAGAAATTATAAGAGCGGCCAGAGACAATGCCAGACGGGCAGGAGTGGATCACCTGATTCATTTCCAGCAGCGTCCGGTCAGTGAACTGAGCCATCCGAAAAAGTATGGATTTCTCATTGCAAATCCTCCCTATGGAGAACGCATGAAAGAGGAAGTGCTGCCAGCCCTTTATAAGGAAATCGGCGAGGCCATAAGACGCCTGGACTGCTGGTCCGCCTATCTGCTCACGGGTTACGAGGATGCGGAGCGTTACATCGGGAAAAAGGCTGACAGAAATCGTAAAATTTACAATGGAATGCTGAAAACATATTTTTACCAGTTTCAGGGGCCCAAACCGCCCGTACGGAACCGCGGTCACAGAGAAGAGGTATCTGAGTGA
- a CDS encoding rhodanese-like domain-containing protein, which produces MEFQTINIRQFNEYRKRPDTWVIDLRSREEFDEVHVEGARNIPYEELEMFRSYLPKDKLYVLYCDRGSSSLMAARELSREGYRTATLVGGIQAALKKT; this is translated from the coding sequence ATGGAATTTCAGACAATTAATATCCGGCAGTTTAACGAATACCGCAAGCGCCCCGATACCTGGGTGATTGATTTGCGCAGCAGAGAGGAATTTGATGAAGTTCATGTGGAAGGAGCCCGGAATATTCCTTATGAAGAATTGGAAATGTTCCGGAGTTATCTGCCGAAAGATAAACTGTACGTCCTGTATTGCGACAGAGGCTCCAGCAGTCTGATGGCTGCCAGAGAACTGAGCCGGGAAGGTTACCGGACCGCCACACTGGTGGGAGGCATTCAGGCAGCATTGAAAAAAACATAA
- a CDS encoding response regulator transcription factor, translated as MAYNILIAEDETDISNLLYKILTSAGFCPRQAFSGTEAKLLLELEQPDLILLDLMLPGLSGEELLREIRETMHRDIPVLILSARSSLKDKVTLLNTGADDYITKPFEPEEVTARVRAALRRTGKTAGSPKELIYKNLHLRPESRTAEVLGTELALTAHEYELLYLFMQNPQKVYSRELLYELVWKGGYYGENNTVNVHVSNLRRKLRQADPNEAYIQTVYGIGFKLL; from the coding sequence ATGGCATACAACATATTAATCGCAGAAGACGAAACAGACATCAGCAACCTGCTGTACAAAATACTGACATCCGCCGGATTCTGTCCCCGACAGGCATTTTCCGGAACTGAGGCCAAACTTCTTCTGGAGCTGGAGCAGCCGGATTTAATTTTACTGGATCTTATGTTACCGGGCCTGTCCGGAGAAGAACTGCTCCGGGAAATCCGGGAGACCATGCACCGGGACATTCCCGTCCTGATTCTCTCCGCCAGAAGTTCTCTTAAGGATAAGGTGACGCTTTTAAATACCGGTGCGGACGACTATATCACCAAGCCTTTTGAACCGGAAGAGGTGACGGCACGTGTCCGCGCCGCCCTCCGGCGAACCGGAAAAACTGCCGGTTCGCCAAAAGAACTGATTTACAAAAATCTTCATCTGCGGCCGGAATCCCGAACAGCAGAAGTTCTGGGAACAGAACTGGCACTGACCGCCCATGAATACGAACTTCTGTATCTGTTTATGCAAAATCCTCAAAAAGTTTACTCCAGGGAACTCCTGTATGAACTGGTGTGGAAAGGCGGATATTATGGAGAAAATAATACGGTAAACGTCCATGTCAGCAATCTGCGCCGGAAACTCCGTCAGGCCGATCCGAATGAAGCATATATTCAGACAGTATACGGTATCGGTTTTAAACTTCTCTGA
- a CDS encoding ABC transporter ATP-binding protein: MKEYVLETKSVTKSYGSLLALDRADIHVEKGSIYGLIGDNGAGKSTLLKLLAGHVFATSGEIFLFGQKEKKELERCRRQTGAIIEHPGFFPGLTVRQMLEYCRIQRGIPGKEKVEKYLKLTGISEKQNCKCNTLSLGQKQRLGLAMALIGEPQVLLLDEPINGLDPSGILELRNLLRRLNEERRITILISSHILSELQQIADFFGFLSRGRILEEISAEHLQEKCTSYLNILVSDAELYAAALEQRTGEQSFRILPDRSLQITCPQREPEFYSQLAMEQGLSVKRLEQHHASLEDYYVNLKENCRVFSENNSVILKKGGYR, from the coding sequence ATGAAAGAATACGTTCTTGAAACAAAATCAGTGACAAAATCCTACGGCTCCCTTCTTGCACTGGACCGGGCAGATATCCACGTGGAAAAAGGAAGTATTTACGGACTCATCGGCGACAACGGAGCCGGAAAATCCACTCTGCTGAAACTGCTGGCCGGCCATGTATTTGCCACCTCAGGAGAAATCTTCCTGTTTGGCCAGAAAGAGAAAAAAGAACTGGAACGCTGCCGCAGGCAAACAGGAGCCATCATTGAACATCCCGGCTTCTTTCCCGGACTGACGGTCCGGCAGATGCTGGAATACTGCCGCATACAGCGGGGAATTCCCGGAAAGGAAAAAGTTGAGAAATACTTAAAGCTCACAGGCATTTCGGAGAAACAGAACTGCAAATGCAACACGCTTTCTCTGGGACAAAAGCAGCGGCTGGGCCTTGCCATGGCTCTGATTGGAGAACCGCAGGTACTGCTTCTGGATGAACCGATCAACGGACTGGACCCCAGCGGTATCCTGGAGCTGCGGAATCTGCTCCGCCGTCTGAACGAAGAACGTCGCATCACCATTCTGATTTCCAGCCATATTCTATCTGAACTTCAGCAAATTGCTGACTTTTTTGGTTTTTTGAGCAGAGGACGGATACTGGAAGAAATTTCCGCAGAACATTTACAGGAAAAATGTACCAGCTATCTGAACATTCTGGTTTCTGATGCGGAACTCTATGCCGCTGCTCTGGAGCAACGCACCGGGGAACAGTCTTTCCGCATCCTTCCTGACCGGAGCCTTCAGATTACCTGTCCTCAAAGAGAACCGGAATTTTACAGCCAGCTTGCCATGGAGCAGGGCCTTTCGGTAAAACGGCTGGAACAGCACCACGCTTCCCTGGAAGATTATTATGTGAATTTAAAAGAAAACTGCCGCGTTTTTTCGGAAAATAATTCTGTGATTTTAAAGAAGGGAGGATACAGATAA
- a CDS encoding HAMP domain-containing sensor histidine kinase has product MYLIIYLILAAAALYFCLRCFLLRRDLRKTSLELREIQKDLAQNRVLHLARPDRAMEQLLESINSILEEIRRERLQYEQREKTFQHQMEHISHDLRTPLTVILGYLKFMDKSEHAPDMTPEQRESLEIIQRKARTLEYLITEIYDFSRLVSQDYKLSLHRVDVCRLLRETFLEHYLLLERSCLRPECRLPDRPLYVSGDSSALERIFSNLFQNAGRYGEHFLNIQWEETPGEIKISFTNDTCSLTSSEAACLFDRFYMQDPARTQGGTGLGLTIAKSLAEAMNGTLTAELTQDSGELALLTLTLTLPRFSPAAS; this is encoded by the coding sequence ATGTATCTGATCATATACCTGATTCTGGCTGCTGCAGCCCTGTACTTCTGCCTGCGCTGTTTCCTGCTCCGCCGGGATTTACGAAAAACTTCTCTGGAACTTCGTGAAATTCAAAAGGACCTTGCCCAAAACCGGGTACTGCATCTCGCCCGGCCGGACAGGGCCATGGAACAGCTTCTGGAATCTATAAACAGTATTCTGGAGGAAATACGACGGGAACGTCTGCAATACGAGCAGCGTGAAAAAACCTTTCAGCACCAGATGGAACATATCAGCCATGATCTGCGCACGCCCCTGACGGTGATTCTTGGTTATCTGAAATTTATGGACAAATCAGAGCACGCACCGGACATGACGCCGGAGCAGCGGGAATCTCTGGAAATCATTCAGCGGAAAGCCCGAACACTGGAGTATCTTATCACAGAGATTTACGACTTTTCCCGTCTGGTCTCTCAGGATTACAAACTCAGCCTGCATCGGGTAGACGTCTGCAGACTTCTGCGGGAAACGTTTCTGGAGCATTACCTGCTTCTGGAACGCTCCTGCCTGCGGCCCGAATGCCGGCTGCCGGACCGCCCTCTTTATGTATCAGGAGATTCTTCCGCTCTGGAGCGTATTTTTTCCAACCTGTTCCAGAATGCCGGACGGTATGGGGAACATTTTCTTAATATTCAATGGGAAGAAACCCCCGGCGAAATCAAAATTTCCTTTACCAACGATACCTGCAGCCTGACCTCCTCGGAAGCTGCCTGCCTGTTTGACCGTTTTTACATGCAGGATCCGGCAAGAACCCAGGGCGGAACCGGGCTGGGACTGACCATTGCAAAATCTCTGGCAGAGGCCATGAACGGAACACTGACAGCTGAACTTACCCAGGACAGCGGGGAACTCGCCCTTCTGACTTTAACCCTGACGCTGCCGCGGTTTTCTCCGGCAGCGTCATAG